In the genome of Brachypodium distachyon strain Bd21 chromosome 3, Brachypodium_distachyon_v3.0, whole genome shotgun sequence, the window AACTAACTTATTTCACCTTGATCTCATTTGCTGGATATGAAGCTCTAAAGGTCCTTAAGTCTCAAGACAAGTCAAAtacaatgaaagatttggaCCTGTTATTTACTTCTGTCTCTGCATCAACTGTCTCAAGCATGGCTACGGTTGAAATGGAGGATTTCTCAAGCACTCAACTCTGGATTTTGGCAATTTTAATGCTGATTGGTAGCGAGGTATTCACTTCAATACTTGGTCTGCACTTCATGAGGGTTAAATTCAATACAGAAAAGCCAGCCAACAAAAGTGACCGCTCATCTCATGTTGATATTGAATCTATTAATGCTGCAAACTTTGATCCCAGCCCTAGCCAAGGCACAGAAGTTACGGTGCCATCTTCCCAACTCTGCCTGGCAAACAAGGAACACGTCGACCCCAAGACTATCAAATTTTTAGGTACTGTAGTGATGGCCTATCTTCTAATAACAAACTTAGGGAGCCTCCTACTTATTTACATCTACCTCAAACTAGTACCAGATGCACAAGAAGTTCTGAAGAGAAAAGGGATTGGGAACTTCCTATTTTCTGTATTTACAGCTATATCCTCAGTTGCAAATTGTGGCTTCACTCCAGTAAATGAGAACATGGTTATCTTCCAGAAAAACTCCATTCTACTATTGCTAATTATTCCTCAGATACTAGCAGGAAACACATTATTTGCACCATGCCTGAGATACATGGTGTGGACATTCAAGAAGATTACTGGGAAAGAAGAATGCCATTTCATTCTTCAGCATCCAAAGGCCATTGGATGCAGGCACCTTATGAGTACAAGGAAGTGTGTTTATTTAGTTGTAACTGTCGTGAGCTTTATCATTCTGCAAACCATATTGTTTTGCTCTTTGGAATGGAGCTCAGAGGCTTTGCAGGAAATGAGCAGCTATGAAAAGATAGTAGGCGCTCTCTTCCAATCAACCAATGCGAGGCATGCTGGTGAATCTGTTGTGGATCTCTCAAGCGTCTCTTCAGCAATCACAGTCTTATACACCGTCATGATGTAAGTTCCTTTTCTAACCTTCTCCCAGAAATAGAATGTGTATTATGAAGAGAACTTCCTAGATTTACAGCACTCACCAGCAAACTATGCAATATAAGTCAACCACCTGAATGTGGAGCAAACATATTTCATCATACATCGGTCAAATAGTGGTTCTATTGATTAAGTTTAATCATATTCACATATATCATACTTCACAGATAGGTATATCTCATATATTAGATGGGAGATATCGTATTATATAATGTATGCTATCATTCAGATGAATTATTGTTAAGCTAGCCTTTAATGCATGTTTACACCAACTTGTATTAGGTATCTCCCGGGTTACACTTCATTTTTACACAATTATGAAGATCCGTATTCTAAggctagagagagagataacAGCAGAAGGCTATTGAAGGATTGGGTCTTCTCCCAGTTGTCTTACTTGGCTATCTTTCTAATGCTAATTTGCATTACTGAGCGGGAAGCAATGACCACAGATCCACTTAATTTCAATGTTTTCAGCATATTGTTTGAAATTGTCAGGCAAGTTACCGAAATTCGCTGCATTTTTCAGATACGCCTGTGGTTATCTCTTTCTGAGATTATCATTGCTAAACTTCTGTCTCTGATGCTTACTGCAGTGCATATGGAAACGTGGGCTTCTCGGTTGGTTACAGTTGCAAGAGGTTACTGAAACACGACGTATACTGCAAGGATGCTTCATATGGATTTGTTGGAAAATGGAGTGACAAGGGAAAATTAATTCTGATCGTTGTCATGGTTTTCGGGAGGCTTAAGACGTTCAATTTGAAGGGAGGAAGTGCATGGAAGCTTAGATAACATCGATAATGTGCAGACCTAGGATTTCCAAATATGTTATATAGCTTTGGGTGTACACAACAAATCACTAACGAAAGATTTGAGCCTAGTGTAGCATAAAAAGAAGTTGAAGGGTgcttgttactccctccgatccataaaatgtgtcgcccattttgtactaagtaataattttgtactaagtgggcgacactttgtatggatcagagggagtagcactTAGTATCATCACTTTTCTTTCACAAATAAGCCATTACACCTTCTTCTGCTAGGCTGCTAGTAAGAACATGAATAAAAAGATAACGATACAGAGAAAATAAGCACACAGCTACAGCGGTGTTTGGTTTCCATTGTCCATAAACATGTTACACTATACAGACCACCTCGGTTCACTGTATCTATGGCGCCAGTCATTGACAGTGGCAGAGAGGAGGAACTGGCAGGAGCCATGCCcctcccccccaccccaccccctaTGGCCTTACATCATTCTGCTATGGATAATTTCACTTGAACAATGTATTGTACGAAATATTTACAATACATTGTCCAAACGAGACCAACTATGGCGTACCAAattaagttttttcttttcgaaaaggaggatgaAACCCCCAGCCTCTACATCAAAAGATGCACACAGTCATTTTCCCAGCATCCTAAATTCCTGCATCTGCCATCGTCCATGGAATCCCCATACTTTACCTCCCGAACAATACACTCGGTTTTTCATCCATTCTCCACACATTCAGGCAGAAGAAAGAGCGCAGATTCGAAACGACTAGCATCATAACTAAACATTAGGACATCAGTTGCCGGTCTCAGTCCTAGCATCAATAGGTGCGGGAAGCATCATCGCAGAACGCACGTGAGTTAACCTACCTCCGTAGTTCCAGGAAAACCAATCTAGGAGGACAAAGAGCAACAAGAGACAGCATAGTTACTACTGACTGAGTGACTGGTGAGGGACTGAGGTCTCGGTTCAACCACGACGCATTCGATGCATGAACAGCGAAGCTAACAAAAGCAACCGCCCTAAAATACAGAGTAAACCAGAGTAGTGCGCTCCTAGCCAGTGACCTAGAGCGATCCTTCGCCCTGATTAGCGAATGGAAGCGATCCAGACGAGGAACTGCACGATTAGAAACGTACCTAGATCCTCCTCCGGTGGAATACAGCGAAGTTTGGCACCGGGGGCACGAGGCGGGGCGACGGGGGCAGCGCCAGGGCCCAGGGCGACGGCTGATCGAGCTGGGGGCGCTCGCCGGCGACACACGCCAACGCTGGCGCCCCGAGGGGTGAGGACAATTCAGTTGGGCTCACTGGCGGTGGTCGCTTTACCCGGACCACTGGGCTCAGACCATGTGAACTGCGAGTATAGGTGGCCTCGGCCAACGAGCCGTGCTTTACCCCACTTGCACGGAATTAATCTGGCCGATCGGCCCGAGGCACAGCCAGTGCCGAGCCTGGGCCTCGACCTCAGGCACCCGGGCCGGCCCGGTACGGCCcgattatttattttttcttttttttagtttttctatATTTGGACCACTAATTCCCAAAAATCTGCCCACCCAACAGTTTGGCCCATTATCTTTCAAATTTTGGCCCGTTTTCAcctttttttaagaatttttCCATAGTAGGGCCTTCTGCAACATGGCCTTTTCCCAGGCCCCGCCAGGCCTTAACGGGCCCGGGCCGACCCGACCGGGCTTGGTGCCGCGCCTGGGTCTGGAGACGGGGTTCGGGCCCGGCCCCTCTATTTCCGAGCTTCATCGGGCCGCGCCCCGACTAGGCCCGTTTAACCTGTAAGGGGCTAGAgtcgggctgggccgggccgtTGGCCATAGGCCTGGCTAACGAGCATGCTCGACTCGTTAAGACCTCGGCTCGTTATGCTCGTTAACCTTAACGAACATCAAAGTCTGTTTGGCTCGGTTCGTTTACTGGTCGCGAGCGCTCGTTGAGCTCGTTAGTGGTGAAAAAAATGGGCAGCATCTATGCAGAAAAAATGACAGACAAAACATGTGTACAACATTATATAATAAGTCCATAACAAATAAAACTAATAACCATTACAGGTTACAACACACATACTCATAAGACTAGCAGCCATTACACAGCTTCGGTGTCCTCATACAGTACAATACAGAAACACTAATAAGACTAATATTAGTTTGACGAGAGTACGAAACGACGAGACTAGAGACCCAACTGACCTAACGAGTCTTGAGCTTGGGCCGCGTTCAGGTAGTTGGGCTATTCGGGAGGGTGTGCTGAGCCTAACAAGTCGTGGTTACTGTGTTTGGTTCGACCGCTAGACGCCAGATAACGAGCTAACGAGCATGCTCGCGGGTCTCGCTAGTTCGGCTCGTTAAGCTTTTTAGTGTTAACGAGTTTCAGGAGGTGCTCTACTCGGTTCTTTAGTCTAACGAGCCGAGTACCAAACGAGTCGAGCTACTCTCCGAGTACCGAGTAAAATGTCCAGGTCTAGTTGACAACCTATAACTGTGAGGTTGCATAGCGGCCGTGCGGTGAAATCTAGTTCTTGGAAAGCAAAAATTGACAAGAAGGCATAGTTCTTCTATGATAAAATGTACTCACTCCATCCATAATAAAGTGTCGGAGCATAAAATTAGTACACTAACTTTGGTAGTACTGTACAACATGAGAACATCATAGTGCAACAAGTACACTAACATGGAAGCTTAACAACtaattaatgaaaaaaaagatatcgTATCCTAAATTTTGCGAATAACATTAATAAAAAGGTTTTGTGCATCACTCGATGCTAAAAGAACGTATCCTAAATTTAGGATCATTTTGATCGTGAAACCCGAGACAAATTCTAAATTTGCGCTCACAAAACGTATTTTAGAAACATTCAGATACGACGGTTAGATACGAAAGAGATTTGATGCCATTGGGGATGTCCGACGTACAAATACCTtcgtttctaaaaaaaaagacaaaaaaagacaagagCAGACAGTCTGACTGAGATGGAAAGAGAGAGCAcatattgaaaagaaaaagaaactgtCGAACATCAGACATGAGCATTACACTAATTAAGCATACGCGGTCACCGATCCACGTACTCACTAGGATGCGTGTCGTCCAATATTAGGCCCCGCGCATATACTCATCGGCAGTTTCGCTAATGAGCTTGTGCAGCACGGAATCAGCGAAGGAAAGAgacatctttttcttctcaggaaggaagaaagaatTTGATCGTGGGCAAATGgcaattaattaactaattaatCAACGGTGAGACGTAGTGCGAGCAAGAGGACAAAGCAGCCAACTCGGCCAAGTGCGTCACCTGACTCGCACACCTCCTTTCCTGTCTCGTCGGATCCTCCACGGCATGATCGCGGATTCTGTCTGGAGAACACAAAACTGCAATATCTTGTTTAATCAATTGCCCTTAAAATCTACAGGCCGTCTGAACTGGCCCCAAATTTTTCATGAAACATACTGtctggaagaaaaaaaaatgtctcacTTTGAAGTTAGAAAAAAACAGGTGATGGAATGCATGGCGAGACATAAGCTTGTGTATCTGTCCGCATTCGAGAGAATCAGAGAAACAATGGATCCTTAAGCACGAAGGAACTTTTGTCTCGACCGAATCTTCTCGTCTCTTCTTTAAGATCAGAAGGATCCATAACGAGCTAGGTGCATGCACCTGTCGCAGCCTCGTTTATGCAAAGGCAAAAAGGTTTGCAGGCAGGCACCACGGCGAGTTGCCCCCCTGGGTGTGCACAGACGATCCCGAGGCGCTGACGCGGACCTGGGTCCCACCGGTGGTGGCCGGCCATGCGACGCACCTGCGTCGCGTCTGCCCCTACATGAATTCTTTCCCTCTTCACCGACACCACGACCCCACTTGAATGcagccccacatgtcagtgaagGTGCAGGAAATGGAATCGGGTGCGCACGGACAGCGGAATCCACGTGCTCCGCCCTCGCGTCCCCGGAGGTCGGTGTGGATCCGAGTCAGCTCCAATTCCGCTAGCGGACGTGAATTGTCCGGAATGCCCCTGGCGATGTTTTAACGCCGGTGCGGTGCGAGGCGcgacaacttttttttttctttcttcttcctggtGACGTCCTCCGGTTCGTCGTGGTGTCCAGCTCTCCCCGCCGACCTCGACTTTTGGTCTGGTCTGGTTTGGTGGCTAGCGAAGCCAGGcattggtttggtttggtttggttttgcCTTTCCGGAAATGCCCTTGCTGTTTTGTCCTAAACGACCATGTGTTGTTTACTTTGTCGGGTTTCTTTTTCGGCTGAAACAACTGTGAGATTTCTCTCTGTTTAGAAATGCGATCGGCATGAGTGTTTCAAATGTTAATAGTAATGGTACaacaatgcatgcatgaattatCTCTTACAAATTCAACACGGCTTAAAaattactccttccgtttaataattcttgtcgaaatattacatgtatctagatgttttttaggaatagatacatccatttttgagcaaatttaagacaacaattatggaacggaggtagtatttcAATACGAATCAAATGACACGCTTTTGTGTAATATGATCTATTCCTGGTAGTCGTTGAACAAAAATTGGATAAGAGATAAATCTTTTCATGGAAAACATGGACAGATTAAATTTTCTCAAATGGAGTATATGGTAGCTGCATAAGAGGCATGTCATTCCATCTATTTAAAGATTTCTTCTTTTCATCACCATTTGAGTCGGCGATCTAGTGTTTTACTAACCCGGTGCCGGTGCTCTTTATGTTTTAAGATATGAGTaaattgtttcttcttttttacttatttAATTTGTCTGGGCCATGAGTAAACGTCACTACCTAAAACGGGTTGTCGAAATTCAGATATGGTTGGATATGTCCAAATTAACATGATATATAGTGATAAAAAACATATCAATTGGACCATTCTGATTTAAAATGTTGGCTACTCCACTAATAAAGAGGTACCTTAAGGTGTTAAGAAAAACCAATCGGACGCGTTTTCCACCCGATAAGAAAAAGCTCctgccctagccgccgccc includes:
- the LOC100826450 gene encoding probable cation transporter HKT6 isoform X1; the encoded protein is MKHSRVATKLSSFAKSGQQSMKYSCQFICQTNPLFIQLTYFTLISFAGYEALKVLKSQDKSNTMKDLDLLFTSVSASTVSSMATVEMEDFSSTQLWILAILMLIGSEVFTSILGLHFMRVKFNTEKPANKSDRSSHVDIESINAANFDPSPSQGTEVTVPSSQLCLANKEHVDPKTIKFLGTVVMAYLLITNLGSLLLIYIYLKLVPDAQEVLKRKGIGNFLFSVFTAISSVANCGFTPVNENMVIFQKNSILLLLIIPQILAGNTLFAPCLRYMVWTFKKITGKEECHFILQHPKAIGCRHLMSTRKCVYLVVTVVSFIILQTILFCSLEWSSEALQEMSSYEKIVGALFQSTNARHAGESVVDLSSVSSAITVLYTVMMYLPGYTSFLHNYEDPYSKARERDNSRRLLKDWVFSQLSYLAIFLMLICITEREAMTTDPLNFNVFSILFEIVSAYGNVGFSVGYSCKRLLKHDVYCKDASYGFVGKWSDKGKLILIVVMVFGRLKTFNLKGGSAWKLR
- the LOC100826450 gene encoding probable cation transporter HKT6 isoform X2 — protein: MKHSRVATKLSSFAKSGQQSMKYSCQFICQTNPLFIQLTYFTLISFAGYEALKVLKSQDKSNTMKDLDLLFTSVSASTVSSMATVEMEDFSSTQLWILAILMLIGSEVFTSILGLHFMRVKFNTEKPANKSDRSSHVDIESINAANFDPSPSQGTEVTVPSSQLCLANKEHVDPKTIKFLGNTLFAPCLRYMVWTFKKITGKEECHFILQHPKAIGCRHLMSTRKCVYLVVTVVSFIILQTILFCSLEWSSEALQEMSSYEKIVGALFQSTNARHAGESVVDLSSVSSAITVLYTVMMYLPGYTSFLHNYEDPYSKARERDNSRRLLKDWVFSQLSYLAIFLMLICITEREAMTTDPLNFNVFSILFEIVSAYGNVGFSVGYSCKRLLKHDVYCKDASYGFVGKWSDKGKLILIVVMVFGRLKTFNLKGGSAWKLR
- the LOC100826450 gene encoding probable cation transporter HKT6 isoform X3, which translates into the protein MKHSRVATKLSSFAKSGQQSMKYSCQFICQTNPLFIQLTYFTLISFAGYEALKVLKSQDKSNTMKDLDLLFTSVSASTVSSMATVEMEDFSSTQLWILAILMLIGSEILAGNTLFAPCLRYMVWTFKKITGKEECHFILQHPKAIGCRHLMSTRKCVYLVVTVVSFIILQTILFCSLEWSSEALQEMSSYEKIVGALFQSTNARHAGESVVDLSSVSSAITVLYTVMMYLPGYTSFLHNYEDPYSKARERDNSRRLLKDWVFSQLSYLAIFLMLICITEREAMTTDPLNFNVFSILFEIVSAYGNVGFSVGYSCKRLLKHDVYCKDASYGFVGKWSDKGKLILIVVMVFGRLKTFNLKGGSAWKLR